In the genome of Armatimonadota bacterium, one region contains:
- a CDS encoding V-type ATPase subunit: MPDFPYINARVRAMRARLLDSGRLEELLAAPTFDAFLQALATTPYGADLQEALTRHRGLAAVDEALARHFHATTQRILGFADGRPRTLIEAFLRRWDLANVRAVLRGKHTGRSPEEIAASLWPAGTLGEVALRELARQPDIPAVVGSLEALGHPFAIPLAEGLGAYAETRDLLALELRLDRFYTGHVLQVARGGGHNETVLRELVQAEIDALNVKTALKLARLAPDAPAEPRAPGQEAERLRFFIPGGALTTEELFLLLSHPATLEQGWRALRVRGFPVARPPEDLTAFEKTLDQLLARGAARLYLGDPLGLDVVVGYLALKYNEVVNLRLIARSKALGLPRELVRREMVLV, from the coding sequence ATGCCGGACTTCCCCTACATCAACGCCCGGGTGCGGGCCATGCGCGCCCGGCTGCTGGACAGCGGGCGCCTGGAGGAGCTGCTGGCCGCGCCCACCTTCGACGCCTTCCTCCAGGCCCTGGCCACCACGCCGTACGGCGCCGACCTCCAGGAGGCGCTCACCCGCCACCGCGGGCTGGCCGCCGTGGACGAGGCGCTGGCGCGCCACTTCCACGCCACCACCCAGCGCATCCTCGGCTTCGCCGACGGGCGGCCGCGGACGCTCATCGAGGCGTTTCTGCGGCGGTGGGACCTGGCCAACGTGCGGGCGGTGCTGCGGGGCAAGCACACGGGGCGGTCCCCGGAGGAGATCGCCGCCTCGCTGTGGCCCGCCGGCACGCTCGGCGAGGTGGCCCTGCGCGAGCTGGCCCGCCAGCCCGACATCCCGGCCGTGGTGGGCTCGCTGGAGGCCCTCGGCCACCCCTTCGCCATCCCCCTGGCGGAGGGGTTGGGCGCCTACGCGGAGACGCGGGACCTGCTGGCCCTGGAGCTGCGGCTGGACCGCTTCTACACCGGGCACGTCCTGCAGGTGGCGCGCGGCGGCGGCCACAACGAGACGGTGCTGCGGGAGCTCGTCCAGGCCGAGATCGACGCGCTCAACGTGAAGACCGCCCTCAAGCTGGCCCGCCTGGCCCCGGACGCGCCGGCGGAGCCGCGCGCGCCGGGGCAGGAGGCGGAGCGCCTGCGCTTCTTCATCCCCGGCGGGGCCCTCACCACCGAGGAGCTCTTCCTCCTGCTGAGCCACCCGGCCACCCTCGAGCAGGGGTGGCGGGCGCTGCGCGTGCGCGGCTTCCCCGTGGCCCGCCCCCCGGAGGATTTGACCGCCTTCGAAAAGACGCTCGACCAGCTCCTGGCCCGCGGGGCGGCACGCCTCTACCTGGGGGACCCCCTGGGCCTGGACGTCGTGGTGGGCTACCTGGCCCTCAAGTACAATGAGGTCGTGAACCTGCGGTTGATCGCCCGCAGCAAGGCCCTCGGTCTGCCCCGCGAGCTGGTCCGTCGCGAGATGGTGCTGGTGTAG
- a CDS encoding V-type ATP synthase subunit F: MARAAVITDPETATGFRLAGVEVREAATPQEALEQLRQLIALDYSLVAVNEDLLAGTEEERARVLRGRDLPVVVPVPAPRAQVESGEAYIARLVREHIGFYVKLR; the protein is encoded by the coding sequence ATGGCGCGCGCCGCCGTCATCACCGACCCCGAGACCGCCACCGGCTTCCGCCTGGCCGGCGTGGAGGTGCGCGAGGCGGCCACGCCGCAGGAGGCACTGGAGCAGCTGCGCCAGCTCATCGCGCTGGACTACAGCCTCGTGGCGGTGAACGAGGACCTGCTGGCGGGGACGGAGGAGGAGCGGGCCCGGGTCCTGCGCGGCCGGGACCTGCCGGTGGTCGTGCCCGTGCCCGCCCCGCGCGCGCAGGTGGAGAGCGGGGAGGCCTACATCGCCCGCCTGGTGCGGGAGCACATCGGGTTCTACGTGAAGCTCCGCTAG